A part of Cannabis sativa cultivar Pink pepper isolate KNU-18-1 chromosome 6, ASM2916894v1, whole genome shotgun sequence genomic DNA contains:
- the LOC115725003 gene encoding uncharacterized protein LOC115725003 produces MEFVAASETASYTWPPRIPRRLSRRLLLHCKTPCTVEQIEAKLHHADLRRQQYYEHLSSKARPKPRSPSRSSSNEEDLGQRLEAKLQAAAQKRSSILAKAQMRLARLDELRQAAKSEVEMRYEKEREKLDSKVQSRVQQAEANRMLMLKAYRQRRATLKERSSQSLLRKMARENKYKECVRAAIHQKRAAAEKKRLGLLEAEKKRACARVLQVHRVAKSVSHQREIERRRMRDQLEDRLQRARRQRAEYLRQRGRLHNIQVDWKRMHMQADLLSRKLARCWRRFLRQRTTLTLVKAYDTLNINEKSVKTMPFEQLALLIESPDTLRAVKALLDRLESRLRVSRAVASNPSPGLENIDHLLKRVASPKKRSTPRSSLRSRDKKKATISREAARNPAKQSRYPVRITLCSYMILSHPEAVFSGKGEREMSLAKAAEKYVKEFELLLKIVLEGPVHSSDEESDSMAQKRSTFRSQLAAFDKAWCSYLNCFVVWKVKDAQLLEDDLVRAACQLELSMMQKCKITPEGDSNNLTHDLKAIQKQVTEDQNLLKEKVQHLSGDAGIQRMECALSETRSSYFLAKENGNSSGPLITPFISPSLPNSTPGSSVASTDMKSHMGEDSTKPSRVVRSLFREDNNPEGSNSSAPRTISDGQLGSSVEKLVMENEFIVNEFLHKQQDAFSDIFNLSNEDQNGMKAKVREAMENAFWDSIMESMKSGDPNYDRVVELMREMRDELCQMAPESWRQRIVEAIDLDIFSQVLKSGNLDIHYLGNILEFSLDTLQKLSSPANDDEMKTAHQGLMKELACVCEARDGSNHSSVIAMIKGLRFVLEQIQVLKREISKARIRLLEPLLKGPAGLDYLKNAFANRHGSPSNANSSLPKTSQWLSSVWNFKDQEWEEHVNSISTLDRESSSHGSIPPTTLRSGGTFVLKPNSASLTPDANTTTGNQQLECKGEKVDLMVRLGLLKLVSNVSGLTQEVLPETFTLNFSRLRAVQAQLQKIIVTAISILICRQTLLSERIIDSPAALEGILSECSESLVDLLDRVEDAGIEEIVESISKFFTDGSKDNQKLESRKAVMARMLTKSLQAGDPVFERVSSAVHLSARGVVLGGSRPDGRKLAEMALRQVGAAVLTRKLVEAAEVLVVAATVSVSVHGAWYRQLIDNM; encoded by the exons ATGGAATTTGTTGCAGCTAGTGAAACGGCGTCGTACACGTGGCCTCCAAGAATACCCAGACGGCTTAGCAGAAGATTGCTTCTCCACTGTAAGACTCCCTGCACCGTCGAACAAATTGAAGCCAAGCTTCATCACGCCGACCTTCGCCGACAG CAATACTATGAACACTTATCAAGCAAGGCACGGCCAAAACCTCGAAGTCCATCTAGGTCTTCCTCGAATGAGGAGGACCTTGGTCAGCGTCTCGAAGCTAAGCTCCAGGCAGCTGCTCAGAAAAG GTCGAGTATTCTGGCGAAGGCTCAAATGCGCTTAGCTAGGTTGGATGAATTGCGGCAAGCAGCTAAAAGTGAGGTAGAAATGCGTTATGAGAAAGAGCGTGAAAAGCTTGACTCAAAAGTACAATCACGTGTTCAGCAGGCAGAGGCCAATAGAATGCTTATGCTTAAGGCTTACAGACAAAGAAGGGCTACGTTAAAGGAGAGATCATCTCAGTCATTATTGAGGAAGATGGCTCGGGAGAACAAGTACAAGGAATGTGTGCGAGCTGCAATTCACCAAAAGCGTGCAGCTGCTGAAAAGAAGCGATTGGGTCTTCTGGAAGCAGAGAAGAAGAGGGCCTGTGCCAGAGTGTTGCAGGTGCATCGTGTTGCTAAGTCTGTCTCTCATCAACGTGAGATTGAGAGGCGGAGAATGAGGGATCAGTTGGAAGATCGGCTACAAAGA GCAAGGAGACAAAGAGCCGAGTATTTAAGGCAGAGAGGAAGGCTTCATAACATTCAAGTGGACTGGAAAAGGATGCACATGCAAGCTGATCtcctctctagaaaattggcaAG ATGTTGGAGGCGGTTCCTAAGACAGAGAACTACCTTGACCTTGGTGAAAGCTTATGATACCCTGAATATTAATGAGAAATCTGTCAAAACGATGCCCTTTGAGCAGCTTGCTCTTTTGATTGAATCGCCTGATACTCTACGTGCTGTGAAAGCTTTACTTGATCGATTAGAGAGTCGATTAAGAGTCTCAAGAGCTGTTGCTTCTAATCCTTCACCCGGTTTGGAGAACATTGATCACCTTCTCAAACGAGTTGCTTCTCCAAAGAAAAGGAGTACCCCAAGGTCATCTTTGAGGAGCAGAGACAAAAAAAAAGCTACTATATCCAGGGAAGCAGCTAGGAATCCAGCGAAGCAGTCAAGGTATCCAGTCAGAATAACCCTTTGCTCTTACATGATCTTGAGTCATCCAGAAGCAGTTTTCAGTGGAAAAGGAGAGCGTGAAATGTCCTTGGCCAAGGCTGCAGAAAAATATGTTAAGGAATTTGAGCTTTTGCTGAAGATTGTATTAGAAGGGCCTGTACACAGTTCTGACGAAGAGTCTGATTCAATGGCACAAAAACGGTCAACTTTCAGATCTCAGCTTGCAGCTTTTGATAAAGCATGGTGCTCTTACTTAAATTGTTTTGTTGTGTGGAAAGTCAAGGATGCACAGTTACTGGAGGACGACTTGGTGAGAGCAGCTTGCCAGCTAGAGCTGTCTATGATGCAAAAGTGCAAGATAACTCCTGAAGGAGATAGTAATAATCTTACTCATGACTTGAAGGCTATTCAGAAGCAG GTTACAGAAGATCAAAATCTTTTGAAGGAAAAAGTGCAACACCTAAGTGGAGATGCTGGGATTCAGCGCATGGAATGTGCTTTATCTGAAACAAGATCCAGCTACTTTTTAGCGAAGGAAAATGGAAACAGTTCTGGGCCACTGATTACTCCTTTTATTTCTCCAAGCCTACCTAATTCCACACCTGGTTCGTCTGTTGCTAGCACAGATATGAAAAGTCATATGGGTGAGGATTCTACAAAACCGAGCCGAGTAGTTCGTTCCTTGTTCAGGGAAGATAATAATCCTGAAGGATCAAATTCTTCAGCACCAAGAACCATTTCGGATGGACAGCTAGGATCTTCTGTTGAGAAGTTGGTCATGGAGAATGAATTTATTGTAAATGAATTTCTTCACAAGCAGCAAGATGCTTTTAGTGATATCTTTAATTTGTCCAATGAAGATCAAAATGGCATGAAG GCAAAGGTAAGAGAGGCAATGGAGAATGCTTTCTGGGATAGCATCATGGAATCCATGAAAAGTGGAGACCCTAACTATGATCGAGTTGTAGAACTAATGAGGGAGATGAGGGATGAACTTTGCCAGATGGCTCCTGAGAGCTGGAGACAAAGGATTGTTGAAGCTATTGATTTAGACATTTTTTCTCAG GTGCTTAAATCAGGTAATTTGGACATTCACTATCTGGGAAATATTCTGGAATTTTCATTGGACACATTGCAAAAACTGTCCTCACCTGCGAATGATGATGAAATGAAGACTGCTCACCAGGGGTTAATGAAAGAATTAGCTTGTGTATGTGAAGCCAGAGATGGCTCAAACCATTCAAGTGTAATTGCTATGATCAAAGGTCTGCGCTTTGTCCTAGAACAGATTCAG GTGCTTAAGCGAGAAATAAGCAAAGCACGCATAAGACTCCTGGAACCATTGTTAAAGGGGCCTGCTGGTCTGGATTACCTGAAAAATGCTTTTGCCAATCGCCATGGATCTCCGTCTAATGCCAATTCCTCCCTACCAAAAACATCTCAATGGCTGTCATCTGTGTGGAATTTCAAAGATCAGGAGTGGGAAGAACATGTGAATTCCATCTCTACTTTGGACCGTGAAAGTTCATCTCATGGATCAATTCCACCCACTACCCTCCGAAGTGGTGGAACTTTTGTGCTCAAACCCAACTCAGCTTCTCTTACACCTGATGCTAACACCACCACAG GTAATCAACAACTGGAATGCAAGGGAGAAAAAGTTGATCTGATGGTTAGGCTAGGCTTGTTGAAGCTTGTAAGCAATGTATCTGGTTTGACTCAAGAGGTTCTGCCTGAAACTTTCACACTGAATTTTTCTAGGCTGAGGGCTGTTCAGGCTCAACTTCAGAAAATTATTGTAACTGCTATCAG CATTCTCATTTGCCGACAAACTCTTCTAAGCGAGAGAATCATAGACAGCCCTGCAGCATTGGAGGGCATACTATCAGAATGCAGTGAGAGCCTAGTGGATCTCCTGGATCGTGTCGAGGATGCAGGAAttgaagaaattgttgaatcGATTAGTAAGTTCTTCACAGACGGTAGCAAAGACAACCAAAAGCTTGAATCACGGAAGGCGGTCATGGCAAGGATGTTAACCAAGAGCCTGCAAGCTGGAGATCCTGTGTTTGAAAGGGTATCCAGTGCTGTCCACTTGTCTGCAAGGGGAGTTGTGCTTGGGGGAAGCAGGCCTGATGGAAGAAAACTAGCTGAGATGGCACTCCGGCAAGTCGGAGCTGCTGTACTGACTAGGAAATTGGTGGAAGCTGCTGAAGTTTTAGTGGTGGCTGCTACTGTGTCAGTTAGTGTTCATGGAGCTTGGTACAGACAACTTATTGATAACATGTGA